GCGGGGTCGGCGCGGCCCGCGATCCCAAGGTGTTCCTGAAGCCCGGGCAGGTCGTACGGACCGTGGTCGAGGGCATCGGGGAGTGCGTGAACACGATCGTCGAGGACAAGCCGTGAAGGTCCCCGTCGCCACACTTCTGGACTGGGTCGAGGACGGGCAGCTCGCGCTGCAGCGGGCGGTCGACGCGCTGACCGCCGACGCGGTGACCGAGCCGTCCGCCCTGCCCGGCTGGACCCGCGGCCACCTGCTCACCCACCTCGCCCGCAACGCCGACGCCCTGGTCAACCTGCTGACCTGGGCCCGGACGGGGATCCGTACGCCCATGTACGCCTCGCCGGACCAGCGCGCCACGGACATCGAGGCGGGCGCCGGACGGCCCCTGGCCGAACAGCGGGCGGACGTACGGAAGTCCGCCGCCCGGTTCCGGAACGCCGCCGAGGCCCTGTCCGGCGACGCCTGGTCGGCCACGGTCGTCAGCGGTCAGGGGCGCGAGATCCCGGCCTCGGAAGTGCC
The genomic region above belongs to Streptomyces coeruleorubidus and contains:
- a CDS encoding maleylpyruvate isomerase family mycothiol-dependent enzyme, with the translated sequence MKVPVATLLDWVEDGQLALQRAVDALTADAVTEPSALPGWTRGHLLTHLARNADALVNLLTWARTGIRTPMYASPDQRATDIEAGAGRPLAEQRADVRKSAARFRNAAEALSGDAWSATVVSGQGREIPASEVPWLRVREVWIHLVDLDVGVGMDVLPSDLAWALVRDVAGWMSARLGADTGAELTAEGHGTVVLGTPSTGVTVTGPPYALAAWLTGRGGIDELLVTGELPGVPRWL